The proteins below come from a single Myxococcota bacterium genomic window:
- the pheT gene encoding phenylalanine--tRNA ligase subunit beta, with protein sequence MRVPLSWLREWIAPDAPVEEIAERLTRAGLEVDAIERTGPDLGAFVVGFVREREKHPDADRLSVCRVDLGDGDAHTIVCGAPNVAAGQKVAVARPGTVVLGRKLGKSKIRGVSSHGMICSAAELELADESDGILVLPEDAPVGAPLDRVLAAGDAVLDVAITANRGDCASMLGIAREVRAAFGGVVALPPCDVAEAGPPVERAVAVAIEAPDLCHRYAARVVRGVRIAPSPAWLARRLEAAGLRPIDVVVDVTNLVLHELGQPLHAFDLAKLRGGRVVARRATDGERIETLDGRTHALAPDDLVIADAERAVAIAGVMGGANSEVDAATVDVLLESAHFAPRAVRRTARRLGLHSEASYRFERGVDRAGVERALDRAARLLAELAGGVVDTGRAVATGDAPDVVEGVALETARVNRLLGTDLGRDAIAALLGAQDIACAPRGADALACAIPTHRNDLRIPADLVEEVARMHGYDAIEPRALEGVLGSGAKPAWLELGDAIRDAFAAEGLTEVATFPFLDAAALDALGLDPGDPRRAMPRVVNPIAESESALRSTHVPALLALVRDNRSRQVDRVALFEVSRVFEAPAEAGALPRERWRATAVLARGREKRLWGGEAREPVFFEAKGVAERLVARLRRPVRLAASRAPEPYLHPGACADLLAGKDRVGVVGELHPAVAARFEIDTPVAVIEVDSSAVGDLPTRLPRYREVSRHPQSRRDLAVVLDRDQPVAEVLGAIGKKAGDALAAVEVFDRYEGPGVPEGKVSVAFRLVYQLPDRTLTDEEVSQATDRVVQMLQQRFAAELR encoded by the coding sequence ATGCGGGTGCCGCTCTCGTGGCTGCGCGAGTGGATCGCGCCCGACGCACCCGTCGAGGAGATCGCGGAGCGCCTGACGCGCGCCGGGCTCGAGGTCGACGCGATCGAGCGCACGGGGCCCGACCTCGGCGCCTTCGTCGTCGGCTTCGTGCGCGAGCGCGAGAAGCACCCCGACGCGGATCGCCTCTCGGTGTGCCGCGTGGATCTCGGCGACGGCGACGCCCACACGATCGTGTGCGGCGCGCCCAACGTCGCGGCGGGACAGAAGGTCGCCGTCGCGCGGCCGGGCACCGTCGTGCTCGGCCGGAAGCTCGGCAAGTCGAAGATCCGCGGCGTGAGCTCGCACGGGATGATCTGCTCGGCCGCCGAGCTCGAGCTCGCCGACGAGAGCGACGGCATCCTCGTCCTGCCGGAGGACGCGCCCGTCGGCGCGCCGCTCGACCGCGTGCTCGCGGCCGGCGACGCCGTGCTCGACGTCGCGATCACGGCGAACCGCGGCGACTGCGCCTCGATGCTCGGCATCGCGCGCGAGGTGCGCGCCGCGTTCGGCGGCGTCGTCGCGCTGCCGCCCTGCGACGTCGCCGAGGCCGGGCCGCCCGTCGAGCGCGCCGTCGCCGTGGCGATCGAGGCGCCCGACCTCTGCCATCGCTATGCGGCGCGCGTCGTGCGCGGGGTGCGCATCGCGCCGTCGCCCGCGTGGCTCGCGCGCAGGCTCGAGGCGGCGGGGCTTCGGCCGATCGACGTCGTCGTCGACGTCACGAACCTCGTGCTGCACGAGCTCGGCCAGCCGCTCCACGCGTTCGACCTCGCGAAGCTCCGCGGCGGCCGCGTCGTCGCGCGCCGCGCGACGGACGGCGAGCGGATCGAGACGCTCGACGGTCGCACCCACGCGCTCGCGCCGGACGACCTCGTGATCGCCGACGCCGAGCGCGCCGTCGCGATCGCGGGCGTCATGGGCGGCGCGAACAGCGAGGTCGACGCCGCGACCGTCGACGTGCTGCTCGAGAGCGCGCACTTCGCACCGCGCGCGGTGCGCCGCACCGCGCGGCGCCTCGGCCTGCACAGCGAGGCCTCCTACCGGTTCGAGCGCGGGGTCGACCGCGCGGGTGTCGAGCGCGCGCTCGATCGCGCGGCCCGGCTGCTCGCCGAGCTCGCGGGGGGCGTCGTCGACACCGGGCGCGCCGTCGCGACGGGCGATGCACCGGACGTCGTCGAGGGCGTCGCGCTCGAGACGGCGCGCGTGAACCGCCTTCTCGGCACCGACCTCGGCCGCGACGCGATCGCCGCGCTCCTCGGCGCGCAGGACATCGCGTGCGCGCCTCGCGGCGCGGACGCGCTCGCCTGCGCGATCCCCACCCACCGCAACGACCTGCGCATTCCGGCCGACCTCGTCGAGGAGGTCGCGCGCATGCACGGCTACGACGCGATCGAGCCGCGCGCGCTCGAGGGCGTGCTCGGCTCCGGCGCGAAGCCCGCGTGGCTCGAGCTCGGCGACGCCATCCGCGACGCCTTCGCAGCCGAGGGACTGACCGAGGTCGCGACGTTCCCGTTCCTCGACGCGGCCGCGCTCGACGCGCTGGGCCTCGACCCGGGCGATCCGCGTCGCGCGATGCCCCGCGTCGTGAACCCGATCGCGGAGAGCGAGTCGGCGCTGCGCTCGACGCACGTGCCCGCGCTGCTCGCGCTGGTGCGCGACAACCGCAGCCGGCAGGTGGATCGCGTCGCGCTGTTCGAGGTGTCGCGCGTGTTCGAGGCGCCGGCGGAAGCCGGCGCGCTGCCGCGCGAGCGCTGGCGCGCGACGGCCGTGCTGGCGCGCGGGCGCGAGAAGCGTCTCTGGGGCGGCGAGGCCCGCGAGCCGGTCTTCTTCGAGGCGAAGGGCGTGGCCGAGCGTCTCGTCGCCCGCCTGCGGCGCCCCGTGCGCCTCGCGGCCTCGCGGGCTCCCGAGCCCTACCTCCACCCCGGCGCCTGCGCCGACCTGCTCGCGGGGAAGGACCGCGTGGGCGTCGTGGGCGAGCTCCATCCCGCCGTCGCCGCGCGCTTCGAAATCGACACCCCCGTCGCGGTGATCGAAGTAGACTCGAGCGCCGTCGGGGACTTACCGACGCGCCTGCCGCGCTACCGGGAGGTCTCGCGGCATCCGCAGTCCCGGCGCGACCTCGCCGTGGTGCTCGACCGCGACCAGCCGGTGGCGGAGGTGCTCGGCGCGATCGGCAAGAAGGCGGGCGACGCGCTGGCCGCGGTCGAGGTCTTCGACCGCTACGAGGGCCCGGGCGTGCCCGAAGGGAAGGTGAGCGTCGCGTTCCGGCTCGTGTACCAGCTGCCGGATCGGACGCTCACGGACGAAGAGGTCTCACAGGCGACGGACCGCGTCGTGCAGATGCTGCAGCAGCGGTTCGCGGCCGAGCTTCGATGA
- a CDS encoding integration host factor subunit alpha: MTKAEIVEQIYERVGFSKKEAAELVEKVFQIIKETLEQGEKVKISGFGNFVVREKNARKGRNPQTGQEILLDARRVLTFKPSLVLKNILNETDVSEAELSAARAGTDDGDDD; the protein is encoded by the coding sequence ATGACGAAGGCCGAGATCGTCGAGCAGATCTACGAACGCGTAGGCTTCTCGAAGAAGGAGGCGGCCGAGCTGGTCGAGAAGGTCTTCCAGATCATCAAGGAGACGCTCGAGCAGGGGGAGAAGGTCAAGATCTCGGGCTTCGGCAACTTCGTCGTGCGGGAGAAGAACGCGCGCAAGGGCCGCAATCCGCAGACCGGCCAGGAGATCCTCCTCGACGCCCGCCGCGTGCTGACGTTCAAGCCGAGCCTCGTGCTGAAGAACATCCTGAACGAGACGGACGTGTCGGAGGCCGAGCTCTCGGCCGCGCGCGCCGGCACCGACGACGGGGACGACGACTGA
- a CDS encoding MerR family transcriptional regulator, with protein sequence MAARDTRDGRDGRDGKDARARAAGRGAAAKRTPQRSRVRRGAGGDRRAGDADLGALAEGTLLPTEKLYYRIGEVAKITGVKPYVLRYWESEFRWMAPQKSRSKQRLYRRKDIDTILLVKKLLYEERYTIAGARKLLREMGVGRTAETVEARALDHRTEYRRIRDELLALRAALVS encoded by the coding sequence ATGGCCGCGCGGGACACACGGGACGGCAGGGACGGACGCGACGGCAAGGACGCACGGGCGCGCGCCGCGGGCCGCGGCGCGGCGGCCAAGCGCACGCCGCAGCGCTCGCGCGTACGGCGCGGGGCCGGCGGCGACCGGCGCGCCGGCGACGCCGACCTCGGCGCGCTCGCCGAGGGCACGCTGCTCCCGACCGAGAAGCTCTACTACCGCATCGGCGAGGTCGCGAAGATCACCGGCGTGAAGCCGTACGTGCTCCGCTACTGGGAGTCCGAGTTCCGCTGGATGGCGCCGCAGAAGTCGCGCTCCAAGCAGCGTCTCTACCGGCGCAAGGACATCGACACCATCCTGCTCGTCAAGAAGCTCCTCTACGAGGAGCGCTACACGATCGCCGGCGCGCGCAAGCTGCTGCGCGAGATGGGCGTCGGTCGCACCGCGGAGACGGTCGAGGCGCGCGCACTCGATCACCGCACCGAGTACCGGCGCATCCGCGACGAGCTCCTCGCGCTCCGCGCCGCGCTCGTCTCCTGA
- a CDS encoding antibiotic biosynthesis monooxygenase — MVVVVFRSRLDESEREAYEPVAVRMLELAHRAPGFVSFRAYAADDGERLALAEFETAEHAAAWGREAEHLAAQRLGRERFYTEYRLQVAEVVRERAFRR; from the coding sequence GTGGTCGTCGTCGTCTTCCGCTCGCGACTCGACGAATCGGAGCGCGAGGCCTACGAGCCCGTCGCCGTCCGCATGCTCGAGCTCGCCCACCGCGCGCCGGGCTTCGTCTCGTTCCGCGCCTACGCGGCCGACGACGGCGAGCGCCTCGCGCTCGCCGAGTTCGAGACCGCCGAGCACGCCGCGGCGTGGGGCCGCGAGGCCGAGCACCTCGCCGCGCAGCGCCTCGGGCGCGAGCGCTTCTACACCGAGTACCGGCTGCAGGTCGCCGAGGTCGTGCGCGAGCGCGCGTTCCGCCGCTAG
- a CDS encoding right-handed parallel beta-helix repeat-containing protein — translation MKKLGGLCAALAVALLAADGASARTLCVSKNNKNCFRTIQEGIHFAQFGDTVRIEPGVYTDTMQIPPLKQGLRIVGTKAVVVDAIFDGCLQDQPNDQHDPNPNANSCKVNNLDINKPQFPAAVVLNGAPGIHIYAHDVQIRGITIRGGVSHGILVQNGRQRVRIIDVAIEGPAATGILCGGTCDDLVISDVTITGAQTGVSVSGPRVVVDRVLVDGTTTGAGVVVNGVDAFVDRPEVLGVAGAGVQVTGDRASVIRADVDGATGLGVNVTGNQAWVAGNRTANTVGGVRVTGDAPIVEKNRVSSSTGSAAGIRVVCATCASGSVGRNRVEDVTGTGNGIELVASAAGLVAERNRVDRVAGAGVDLTGSTGAVVARNAVRDAGTTTEPCFRVAAASSLVERNKVQRCAGEGFIVTGAGNVLARNAAKDAGTDGFEVGPAASGTTLERNTAQSSQLYGFEVADGGTPATTTTLDRNRGTRSALFDLCDEGVATTLSNNRFGSEAPVVQDGVRDCVQ, via the coding sequence ATGAAGAAGCTCGGCGGGCTGTGCGCGGCCCTCGCCGTCGCGCTCCTGGCGGCCGACGGGGCGAGTGCCCGGACGCTCTGCGTCAGCAAGAACAACAAGAACTGCTTCCGCACGATCCAGGAGGGGATCCACTTCGCGCAGTTCGGCGACACGGTGCGCATCGAGCCCGGTGTCTACACCGACACGATGCAGATCCCGCCGCTCAAGCAGGGCCTCCGCATCGTCGGCACGAAGGCGGTCGTGGTCGACGCGATCTTCGACGGCTGTCTGCAGGACCAGCCGAACGACCAGCACGATCCCAACCCGAACGCGAACTCGTGCAAGGTCAACAACCTCGACATCAACAAGCCGCAGTTCCCGGCGGCCGTCGTGCTCAACGGCGCGCCCGGCATCCACATCTACGCGCACGACGTGCAGATCCGCGGCATCACGATCCGCGGCGGCGTGAGCCACGGGATCCTGGTGCAGAACGGCCGCCAGCGCGTGCGCATCATCGACGTCGCGATCGAGGGGCCGGCGGCGACCGGCATCCTGTGCGGCGGCACGTGCGACGACCTCGTGATCTCGGACGTGACGATCACGGGCGCGCAGACGGGCGTCTCGGTAAGCGGGCCGCGCGTCGTGGTCGACCGCGTGCTCGTCGACGGCACGACGACCGGCGCGGGCGTCGTCGTGAACGGAGTCGACGCGTTCGTCGACCGCCCCGAGGTGCTCGGCGTCGCGGGCGCGGGCGTGCAGGTGACGGGCGATCGCGCGAGCGTGATCCGCGCGGACGTCGACGGCGCGACGGGGCTCGGCGTGAACGTCACCGGCAACCAGGCCTGGGTCGCGGGCAATCGCACTGCGAACACCGTCGGCGGCGTGCGGGTCACGGGCGACGCGCCGATCGTCGAGAAGAACCGCGTGTCGAGCTCGACCGGGTCGGCGGCCGGGATCCGCGTCGTGTGCGCGACGTGCGCGAGCGGGAGCGTCGGCCGCAACCGCGTCGAGGACGTGACGGGAACCGGGAACGGCATCGAGCTCGTCGCCTCGGCGGCCGGGCTCGTCGCCGAGCGCAACCGCGTCGACCGCGTGGCGGGTGCGGGCGTCGACCTCACCGGCAGCACGGGCGCGGTGGTCGCGCGCAACGCGGTGCGCGACGCCGGGACGACGACGGAGCCGTGCTTCCGCGTGGCGGCCGCGTCGTCGCTCGTCGAGCGCAACAAGGTGCAGCGGTGCGCCGGCGAGGGCTTCATCGTCACCGGCGCGGGCAACGTGCTCGCGCGCAACGCGGCGAAGGACGCGGGCACCGACGGCTTCGAGGTCGGCCCGGCGGCGTCGGGCACGACGCTCGAGCGCAACACCGCACAGTCGAGCCAGCTGTACGGGTTCGAGGTCGCCGACGGCGGGACGCCGGCGACCACGACGACGCTCGACCGCAACCGCGGCACGCGCAGCGCGCTCTTCGATCTCTGCGACGAGGGCGTCGCGACGACGCTCTCGAACAACCGGTTCGGGTCCGAGGCGCCCGTCGTGCAGGACGGCGTGCGCGACTGCGTGCAGTGA
- a CDS encoding HEAT repeat domain-containing protein has translation MTLRDTVGGLAAVALIAGLCAAGCYGKEGAVEPETAPPAPSPSVVDSAAEPVAPRVDEPAADDGARDLSAERFARVGALLDEDLSELASPDPDTRADAVDLLDVDEPEVLAILEDFALGDADPRVRVRAVEQLGFSEAGRAQTALRRALDDASPDVVAAAAVELGARGDPADIRYLEPLREHPSPTVREEAGFAIELLTE, from the coding sequence GTGACGCTGCGCGACACCGTCGGGGGCCTCGCCGCCGTCGCCCTGATCGCGGGGCTCTGCGCGGCCGGCTGCTACGGCAAGGAGGGCGCGGTCGAGCCGGAGACCGCTCCCCCCGCGCCGTCGCCCTCGGTCGTCGATTCCGCCGCCGAGCCTGTCGCACCGCGGGTCGACGAGCCGGCCGCCGACGACGGTGCGCGCGACCTCAGCGCCGAGCGCTTCGCGCGCGTCGGTGCGCTCCTCGACGAGGACCTGAGCGAGCTCGCCTCGCCCGACCCCGACACGCGCGCCGACGCCGTCGACCTGCTCGACGTCGACGAGCCCGAGGTGCTCGCGATCCTCGAGGACTTCGCGCTCGGCGACGCCGACCCGCGCGTGCGGGTGCGGGCGGTCGAGCAGCTCGGGTTCTCGGAGGCCGGGCGCGCGCAGACGGCGCTCCGCCGCGCGCTCGACGACGCCTCGCCCGACGTCGTGGCGGCGGCGGCCGTCGAGCTCGGGGCGCGCGGCGACCCGGCCGACATCCGCTATCTCGAGCCGCTCCGCGAGCACCCCTCGCCGACCGTGCGCGAGGAGGCCGGCTTCGCCATCGAGTTGCTGACCGAGTAG
- a CDS encoding MBOAT family protein yields the protein MLFNSIDFAIFFPLVYLAYWQLGRRAQNVLLLVASYVFYGWWDWRFLGLIAFSSALDYGVGLALADAESPRRRRALLAVSLLANLGLLGFFKYCNFFIDTAADALRLLGYEPSMHALAIVLPVGISFYTFQTLSYTIDLYRRQIPVERDAIAFFSFVAFFPQLVAGPIERAHHLLGQFSRDRHFDREAAALACGQIAWGLCKKVVVADTLSGYVDAAYGNPAADGTALALATLYFAFQIYCDFSGYSDIAIGCARLFGFDLMRNFAFPYFSRDVGEFWRRWHISLSTWFRDYVFIPLGGSRVGPWKLLRNALATFVLSGFWHGANLTFVAWGFLHAVLYAVSHRFVPKRRGTDVPGGEGALPGARALVEMGVTFVVVCFAWIFFRADSLAHAFRVIGTIATDTDLAGFFLVGDAKPRALIGALVAIEWWHRDCAHPFEALRGHPFAERALAYALVAALVLLGGTANAPFVYFQF from the coding sequence TTGCTCTTCAACTCGATCGACTTCGCGATCTTCTTTCCGCTCGTCTACCTCGCCTACTGGCAGCTCGGCCGGCGCGCGCAGAACGTGCTGCTGCTCGTCGCGAGCTACGTGTTCTACGGCTGGTGGGACTGGCGCTTCCTCGGCCTGATCGCGTTCTCGAGCGCACTCGACTACGGAGTCGGCCTCGCGCTCGCCGACGCGGAGAGCCCGCGCCGGCGCCGCGCGCTGCTCGCGGTGAGCCTGCTCGCGAACCTCGGCCTGCTCGGCTTCTTCAAGTACTGCAACTTCTTCATCGACACGGCGGCCGACGCGCTGCGGCTGCTCGGCTACGAGCCGTCCATGCACGCGCTCGCGATCGTCCTGCCCGTCGGCATCAGCTTCTACACGTTCCAGACGCTGAGCTACACGATCGATCTCTACCGGCGCCAGATCCCCGTGGAGCGCGACGCGATCGCGTTCTTCTCGTTCGTCGCGTTCTTCCCGCAGCTCGTGGCCGGGCCGATCGAGCGCGCGCACCACCTGCTCGGGCAGTTCTCGCGCGACCGCCACTTCGATCGGGAGGCCGCGGCGCTCGCCTGCGGGCAGATCGCGTGGGGCCTGTGCAAGAAGGTGGTCGTGGCGGACACGCTGTCGGGCTACGTCGACGCGGCGTACGGGAACCCGGCGGCCGACGGCACCGCGCTCGCGCTCGCGACGCTCTACTTCGCGTTCCAGATCTACTGCGACTTCTCGGGCTACTCCGACATCGCGATCGGCTGCGCGCGCCTCTTCGGCTTCGATCTGATGCGCAACTTCGCGTTTCCGTACTTCTCGCGCGACGTCGGCGAGTTCTGGCGCCGCTGGCACATCTCGCTCTCGACCTGGTTCCGCGACTACGTGTTCATCCCACTCGGCGGGAGCCGCGTCGGGCCGTGGAAGCTGCTCCGCAACGCGCTCGCGACGTTCGTGCTGAGCGGCTTCTGGCACGGCGCCAACCTCACGTTCGTCGCGTGGGGCTTCCTGCACGCCGTGCTCTACGCGGTGTCGCACCGCTTCGTGCCGAAGCGCCGCGGCACCGACGTTCCGGGCGGCGAGGGCGCTCTCCCGGGAGCGCGCGCGCTCGTCGAGATGGGCGTGACCTTCGTCGTCGTGTGCTTCGCCTGGATCTTCTTCCGCGCCGACTCGCTCGCGCACGCCTTCCGCGTGATCGGCACCATCGCGACCGACACCGACCTGGCCGGGTTCTTCCTCGTCGGCGACGCGAAGCCGCGCGCGCTGATCGGCGCGCTCGTCGCGATCGAGTGGTGGCACCGGGACTGTGCCCATCCGTTCGAAGCGCTGCGCGGGCACCCGTTCGCGGAGCGCGCGCTCGCGTACGCACTCGTCGCGGCGCTCGTCCTGCTGGGAGGTACGGCGAATGCTCCGTTCGTCTACTTCCAGTTCTGA
- a CDS encoding sulfotransferase has translation MRRAVTEPGATLLCGHAKSGTTLVQSLLDGHPELIVIPEETKYFARIHAHPLRRRPSYLLSRTRLARLARREPGIYDYGHLDGAAFADALRGELGALPASRRVLPAVARAYARAAGLDAGRARAWVEKTPGHEHALARARELWPELRAIYLVRDPRDVFVSFRAKRATRGRGLDVATFCRRWAASLAAWDAFAARAPDAALAIRYETLVADPGPVLHALTRFLGVAMAPSLREPTIAGRPFGGNSMHGDAFDAISAAPVGRHAGRLDSATAREIEARLAAAFARFGWS, from the coding sequence GTGCGCCGGGCCGTGACCGAGCCGGGCGCGACGCTCCTCTGCGGCCACGCGAAGTCCGGCACGACGCTCGTGCAGAGCCTGCTCGACGGGCACCCCGAGCTGATCGTGATTCCCGAGGAGACGAAGTACTTCGCGCGCATCCACGCGCATCCGCTGCGCCGGCGCCCGTCGTACCTGCTGTCGCGCACGCGGCTCGCGCGCCTCGCGCGCCGCGAGCCCGGGATCTACGACTACGGCCATCTCGACGGCGCCGCCTTCGCGGACGCGCTCCGCGGCGAGCTCGGCGCGCTGCCCGCGTCGCGCCGCGTCCTGCCGGCCGTCGCACGCGCCTACGCGCGCGCAGCGGGGCTCGACGCCGGGCGCGCGCGGGCATGGGTCGAGAAGACGCCGGGCCACGAGCACGCGCTCGCGCGCGCGCGCGAGCTGTGGCCGGAGCTGCGCGCGATCTATCTCGTCCGCGACCCGCGCGACGTCTTCGTGTCCTTTCGCGCGAAGCGCGCGACGCGCGGTCGCGGGCTCGACGTCGCAACCTTCTGCCGGCGCTGGGCGGCGAGTCTCGCCGCGTGGGATGCCTTCGCCGCGCGCGCGCCCGACGCCGCGCTCGCGATCCGCTACGAGACGCTCGTCGCCGATCCCGGCCCGGTGCTGCACGCACTGACGCGCTTCCTCGGGGTCGCGATGGCGCCCTCGCTCCGGGAGCCGACGATCGCGGGGCGGCCGTTCGGCGGGAACTCGATGCACGGCGACGCCTTCGACGCGATCTCGGCGGCGCCGGTCGGACGCCACGCGGGACGCCTCGACTCCGCGACCGCGCGCGAGATCGAGGCGCGCCTCGCTGCGGCCTTCGCGCGCTTCGGCTGGTCGTGA
- a CDS encoding enoyl-CoA hydratase-related protein — protein MSDIRCEVADAVALLTLDRPERLNAISGPMLARLSELLLECDARSDVRAIVLTGAGRGFCSGLDLKDAAAGGSGIAGSAGAVKIGETPPFVMRRIDTPIVCALNGPASGYGMDLALGCDIVIASETAVLAPPVRRGVVPESGGAWLLPRLIGWHRACEVTLLARKLDAREIERLGLANAVVSQDQVVPEAMRWAREIAANAPLAVSAAKRAMRFGLDSTFEANGFHVMAELVQLFRTEDFREGVAAFAEKRDPVYVGR, from the coding sequence ATGTCCGACATCCGCTGCGAGGTGGCCGACGCGGTCGCGCTGCTCACGCTCGACCGGCCCGAGCGGCTCAACGCGATCAGCGGGCCCATGCTCGCGCGCCTCTCCGAGCTGCTGCTCGAGTGCGACGCGCGCTCCGACGTCCGCGCGATCGTGCTGACCGGCGCCGGGCGCGGGTTCTGCTCCGGCCTCGATCTCAAGGACGCGGCGGCGGGCGGAAGCGGCATCGCGGGGAGCGCGGGCGCGGTGAAGATCGGCGAGACGCCGCCCTTCGTGATGCGTCGCATCGACACGCCGATCGTCTGCGCGCTGAACGGCCCCGCGTCGGGCTACGGCATGGACCTCGCGCTCGGCTGCGACATCGTCATCGCTTCGGAGACGGCCGTGCTCGCGCCGCCCGTGCGGCGGGGCGTGGTGCCCGAGAGCGGCGGCGCGTGGCTCCTGCCGCGGCTGATCGGCTGGCACCGCGCGTGCGAGGTCACGCTCCTCGCGCGCAAGCTCGACGCGCGCGAGATCGAGCGCCTCGGGCTCGCGAATGCGGTCGTGTCGCAGGACCAGGTGGTTCCCGAGGCGATGCGCTGGGCGCGCGAGATCGCGGCGAACGCGCCGCTCGCCGTGTCGGCGGCGAAGCGCGCGATGCGCTTCGGGCTCGACTCGACGTTCGAGGCGAACGGCTTCCACGTGATGGCCGAGCTCGTGCAGCTCTTCCGCACCGAGGATTTCCGCGAGGGCGTGGCGGCGTTCGCGGAGAAGCGCGACCCGGTGTACGTGGGACGGTAG
- a CDS encoding VCBS repeat-containing protein, with protein MSLRRLAPVLALALASASFPLAREADAAVVVRGAQATLTWAPAPGDVVEYGIWVVPEGGIAASAPTQRVAATMATVTGTLGSTVTIRVAAYYAGDVLGPFSPDSAPIAFRAPGALPYDLDGNGTVDRVYRDDQTGALLAFLVDGETSFGGAVLDRGAHPGLEIAGSADFDGDGMADLVASDPTTGHAELWTMNGTQIRARTAIADLGPGWYARAIGDANADGTTRLLWRDTNTGETQLWSMQAAQVMAQAPLLPLGERWSVWASCDLDGNGFRDVVWLDTTRNFARAWLLADGDAADEIEITHVGEGWELRACGDVDGDGRDVLVWQRHARLRMWKLLPSQDGGVEASLRPGEAPKRVDLAQAGDFDGDGDADLLYTRDLDALSLTCTNVGGTFQCNGLSPFATSGSWQIASW; from the coding sequence ATGTCGCTGCGCCGCCTCGCCCCCGTCCTCGCGCTCGCGCTCGCGAGCGCGTCCTTCCCCCTCGCACGGGAGGCCGATGCGGCCGTCGTCGTCCGCGGCGCCCAGGCGACCCTGACCTGGGCTCCGGCCCCCGGCGACGTCGTCGAGTACGGCATCTGGGTCGTGCCGGAAGGCGGCATCGCCGCATCGGCTCCGACCCAGCGCGTCGCGGCCACGATGGCCACGGTCACCGGGACGCTCGGGTCGACCGTGACGATCCGCGTCGCGGCCTACTACGCGGGCGACGTGCTCGGCCCGTTCTCTCCCGACTCGGCCCCCATCGCATTCCGCGCTCCCGGCGCACTCCCGTACGACCTCGACGGCAATGGCACCGTCGACCGCGTCTACCGCGACGACCAGACCGGCGCGCTGCTCGCCTTCCTCGTCGACGGCGAGACGTCCTTCGGCGGCGCGGTGCTCGACCGCGGCGCGCACCCGGGTCTCGAGATCGCCGGCTCCGCCGACTTCGACGGCGACGGCATGGCCGACCTCGTCGCGAGCGACCCGACGACTGGCCACGCGGAGCTGTGGACCATGAACGGGACGCAGATCCGCGCGCGCACCGCGATCGCGGACCTCGGGCCCGGCTGGTATGCGCGCGCCATCGGCGACGCGAACGCCGACGGCACGACGCGACTCCTCTGGCGGGACACGAACACCGGCGAGACGCAGCTGTGGTCGATGCAGGCCGCGCAGGTGATGGCGCAGGCGCCGCTCCTCCCGCTCGGCGAGCGCTGGAGCGTCTGGGCGAGCTGCGACCTCGACGGCAACGGGTTCCGCGACGTGGTGTGGCTCGACACCACCCGCAACTTCGCGCGGGCCTGGCTGCTCGCGGACGGCGATGCGGCCGACGAGATCGAGATCACCCACGTCGGCGAAGGCTGGGAGCTGCGCGCGTGCGGCGACGTCGACGGCGACGGTCGCGACGTGCTCGTCTGGCAGCGGCACGCGCGCCTGCGCATGTGGAAGCTGCTCCCGTCGCAGGACGGCGGGGTCGAGGCGAGCCTTCGCCCGGGCGAGGCCCCGAAGCGCGTCGATCTCGCGCAGGCGGGCGACTTCGACGGCGACGGCGACGCCGACCTGCTCTACACGCGCGACCTCGACGCACTCTCGCTCACCTGCACGAACGTCGGCGGGACGTTCCAGTGCAACGGCCTCTCGCCGTTCGCGACCAGCGGCAGCTGGCAGATCGCGAGCTGGTAG